From a single Thermoplasmata archaeon genomic region:
- a CDS encoding NAD(+)/NADH kinase translates to MSRIGFLVNPIAGMGGRVGLKGTDHVAEQARAAGAQPVAPGRASLFLAAFTKLQAKNPDLEVRWLTCAGEMGAALLNRAGIPVGEVEIVHTPPASSSAEDTRTAARAFEAGRAELVLVCGGDGTARDVVEVVDARGPILGIPAGVK, encoded by the coding sequence GTGAGCCGCATCGGCTTCCTCGTGAACCCGATTGCGGGGATGGGCGGCCGGGTCGGGCTGAAGGGGACCGACCACGTCGCCGAACAGGCGCGCGCGGCGGGCGCGCAGCCCGTCGCCCCGGGGCGCGCCTCGCTCTTCCTCGCGGCCTTCACCAAGCTGCAGGCAAAGAATCCGGACCTCGAGGTGCGCTGGCTGACCTGCGCGGGGGAGATGGGAGCGGCCTTGCTGAATCGGGCAGGTATTCCCGTGGGCGAGGTCGAGATCGTGCACACCCCACCGGCATCGTCTTCCGCGGAGGACACGCGCACGGCCGCGAGGGCGTTCGAGGCGGGACGGGCGGAGCTCGTCCTCGTCTGCGGGGGAGACGGCACGGCCCGGGATGTCGTCGAGGTCGTGGACGCCAGGGGTCCCATCCTGGGGATCCCGGCCGGGGTCAAG
- a CDS encoding prenyltransferase, which produces MSEIAQFRALHRKLLGWFLEFRLIPVLLWAYTSVFLGTGVAWWERGTFDLGRLLVALALAGLVQGWVTHSVNEIYDWRSGTDQDGRPRALSGGSKVQQLGLLGERDLWAIFVLSTSAVALLAVVVALGGSAWLLILIGAGYVLGVAYTLPPARTAYRPFLGEWLGGFPGVLLAGLGAYGIQTGTLSWIALAALSAHALVCTAMLVMHHYQDAPADARARPPKRTTVVVLGPEGSRRYAALLATGAAALYSALALLVSPAFVSGVAFTLVAVVVHTRTDLGSLLSITRNELRIIQLGIAAGLAVSVSLAPFLWPALPLATLGYFVHLRAVAPPSEFARAWLPAAKRAAEEGNSAGPLPRP; this is translated from the coding sequence TTGTCCGAAATCGCGCAGTTCCGTGCATTGCACCGGAAACTCCTGGGCTGGTTCCTCGAGTTCCGCCTCATTCCCGTGCTCCTCTGGGCCTACACCTCGGTCTTCCTCGGGACGGGAGTGGCGTGGTGGGAGCGGGGCACCTTCGACCTGGGTCGCCTGCTCGTGGCCCTTGCGCTCGCGGGGCTTGTCCAAGGCTGGGTCACCCACTCCGTCAACGAGATCTACGATTGGCGGAGCGGGACCGACCAGGACGGAAGGCCCCGCGCCTTGTCCGGAGGGAGCAAGGTCCAGCAGCTCGGTCTACTCGGGGAGAGAGACCTGTGGGCGATCTTCGTCCTCTCCACGAGTGCCGTGGCCCTGCTCGCGGTGGTCGTCGCCCTTGGGGGATCCGCGTGGCTTCTGATCCTGATCGGAGCGGGCTACGTCCTCGGGGTCGCCTACACCCTACCGCCCGCCCGGACCGCCTACCGTCCGTTCCTCGGGGAGTGGCTCGGAGGCTTCCCGGGGGTCCTGCTGGCAGGCCTCGGGGCGTACGGTATCCAGACCGGGACGCTGTCCTGGATCGCCCTCGCCGCCCTGTCCGCTCACGCCCTCGTCTGCACGGCGATGCTCGTGATGCACCACTACCAGGACGCTCCTGCGGATGCTCGCGCCCGGCCGCCCAAGAGGACCACCGTGGTCGTGTTGGGACCCGAGGGCTCCCGGCGGTACGCCGCCCTCCTGGCCACGGGCGCGGCGGCACTCTACTCGGCGCTCGCGCTCCTCGTGAGCCCGGCCTTTGTATCCGGAGTCGCGTTCACGCTCGTCGCGGTCGTCGTCCATACGCGCACGGACCTCGGCAGCCTCCTGTCAATCACCCGGAACGAATTGCGGATCATCCAACTCGGCATCGCCGCGGGGCTCGCGGTCTCGGTCTCTCTGGCCCCCTTCCTATGGCCAGCGCTCCCACTGGCCACTCTGGGCTACTTCGTCCACCTCCGCGCGGTCGCTCCACCGTCGGAATTCGCGCGCGCCTGGCTCCCTGCCGCGAAGCGCGCCGCGGAAGAGGGAAATAGCGCCGGTCCCCTCCCCCGCCCGTGA
- a CDS encoding winged helix-turn-helix domain-containing protein yields MIAPQGQVTVRAWGGSVLDKRLWYLLAGTRGGLNRGRILRMLHERPLNANDLSGRLGLDYKTVRHHLDVLRDNDCVMTLGNEGYGLLYALSPRLQSHYEDFEAIWRRLESQAELGKHGNILGSMESA; encoded by the coding sequence ATGATCGCGCCGCAAGGGCAGGTGACCGTACGGGCTTGGGGCGGGTCCGTGCTCGACAAGCGGCTGTGGTACCTCCTGGCGGGCACGCGGGGAGGACTCAACCGCGGACGCATCCTCCGGATGCTCCACGAGCGCCCGCTGAACGCGAACGATCTCTCGGGGCGGCTGGGGCTGGACTACAAGACGGTCCGGCACCATCTGGACGTCCTCCGGGACAACGACTGCGTGATGACCCTCGGGAACGAGGGCTACGGCCTCTTGTACGCCCTGTCGCCGCGACTCCAGAGTCACTACGAGGACTTCGAAGCGATCTGGCGCCGGTTGGAGAGCCAGGCTGAGTTAGGCAAACACGGAAATATCCTGGGGTCCATGGAATCCGCCTAG
- a CDS encoding aldo/keto reductase — protein MLNYRPMGKTELEVSEVGFGLWTLASGRWGSFTEDRAVDLLRKAYDAGINYYDVSPMDGDGLGERFLGQAFADKRELVIISTKVGMTGGRRDFSPAAVRKSVEESLSRLGTTYIDALQLHYPDAAAVSNPSLWQALADLQAAGKIRYYGIALGPGASGLEEGRTAMRKYDLAAIQVYYNLLEEEPGRKLFPVALEIKQSMTIRAPHAGGVLEADAPVATKFPVDGDLQVKDGTWLGLAARRAANLAWIHENKGMTMEQAALKFILSEETVASVLPNIYREEQLATYSAVSDFENFSQAELAEIAEQFRRGFGVA, from the coding sequence GTGCTCAACTATCGGCCCATGGGCAAGACCGAGCTTGAGGTGTCCGAGGTTGGCTTTGGGCTCTGGACCCTGGCCTCGGGGCGGTGGGGCTCGTTCACGGAAGACCGGGCGGTCGACCTGCTCCGCAAAGCCTACGACGCGGGGATTAACTACTACGACGTCTCGCCCATGGACGGGGATGGGCTCGGCGAGCGGTTCCTGGGCCAGGCCTTCGCGGACAAGCGAGAGCTCGTGATCATCTCCACGAAGGTCGGGATGACGGGGGGCCGAAGGGATTTCTCCCCTGCGGCGGTCCGAAAGTCCGTGGAGGAAAGCCTCTCACGACTCGGGACCACGTATATCGACGCACTCCAACTCCACTATCCCGACGCCGCCGCGGTCTCGAACCCGAGCCTGTGGCAGGCCTTGGCCGACCTGCAGGCCGCGGGCAAGATCCGGTACTATGGGATTGCCCTAGGCCCCGGCGCGAGCGGCCTGGAGGAGGGACGCACGGCGATGCGGAAGTACGACCTGGCGGCCATCCAAGTCTACTACAACCTTCTCGAGGAGGAACCCGGTCGTAAGCTCTTCCCGGTCGCCCTCGAGATCAAGCAATCGATGACCATCCGGGCGCCGCACGCGGGCGGCGTCCTCGAGGCGGATGCTCCGGTCGCCACCAAGTTTCCCGTGGATGGAGACCTCCAGGTGAAGGATGGCACCTGGCTCGGCCTCGCGGCGAGACGGGCGGCGAACCTCGCCTGGATCCACGAGAACAAGGGGATGACCATGGAGCAGGCGGCCTTGAAGTTCATCCTTTCCGAGGAGACCGTGGCCTCCGTGCTCCCGAACATCTACCGCGAGGAGCAGCTGGCCACGTACTCCGCCGTATCCGACTTCGAGAACTTCTCCCAGGCGGAGCTCGCGGAAATCGCGGAGCAGTTCCGCCGAGGGTTCGGCGTGGCGTGA
- a CDS encoding winged helix-turn-helix domain-containing protein has protein sequence MKVHLDPASKRILFAMLASPKTPSEVSRIYGIPVAVVWQKVARLRDLGLLREVFAFIDGRGTLHRYFEAVLPVDVSEEEQELVLQD, from the coding sequence ATGAAGGTGCACCTCGATCCCGCCTCGAAGCGCATCCTGTTTGCCATGCTCGCGAGCCCCAAGACGCCGTCCGAGGTGAGTCGGATCTATGGTATCCCGGTCGCGGTCGTGTGGCAGAAGGTCGCGAGGTTGCGTGACCTCGGCCTCCTCCGGGAAGTCTTCGCCTTCATCGACGGACGCGGAACGCTCCACCGCTACTTCGAGGCCGTCCTGCCCGTCGACGTGTCCGAAGAGGAGCAGGAACTCGTTCTCCAGGATTGA
- the psmB gene encoding archaeal proteasome endopeptidase complex subunit beta: MASVSREVETGTTTLGLVCKDGVILAADRRATAGFLIAHKRTQKVYRLDDNIGLTTAGLVGDLQTLARYITAEVELYKLKRNAPMPVEACATLTANILSGSRYYPYWVQLLIGGIDRNGGHVYSLDAAGGSLPDKFVSTGSGSPFVYGVLEDHWRDDLTTNEGADLAIRAVTASMKRDAASGEGIDVAIISKDGFKILDDKEVEKRKAAMKLT; this comes from the coding sequence ATGGCATCTGTTTCCAGAGAAGTGGAGACCGGGACGACCACCCTCGGCCTCGTGTGCAAGGACGGGGTCATCCTGGCCGCCGACCGACGCGCGACCGCAGGGTTCCTGATCGCCCACAAGCGCACCCAGAAGGTCTACCGCCTCGACGACAACATCGGGCTCACGACGGCGGGCCTGGTGGGCGACCTGCAGACCCTTGCGCGGTACATCACCGCGGAGGTCGAGCTGTACAAGCTCAAGCGGAACGCGCCCATGCCCGTCGAGGCCTGCGCCACCTTGACCGCGAACATCCTCTCCGGCTCCAGGTACTACCCGTACTGGGTGCAGCTCTTGATCGGCGGGATCGACCGGAACGGCGGCCACGTCTACTCCCTCGACGCCGCGGGCGGGTCCCTGCCCGACAAGTTCGTCTCCACGGGCTCCGGGAGCCCGTTCGTCTACGGTGTCCTCGAGGACCACTGGAGGGACGACCTGACGACGAACGAAGGCGCGGATCTCGCAATCCGTGCGGTCACCGCGAGCATGAAGCGTGACGCCGCCTCCGGTGAGGGGATTGACGTCGCGATCATTTCCAAGGACGGTTTCAAGATACTCGATGACAAGGAAGTGGAGAAGCGCAAGGCAGCGATGAAGCTGACCTGA
- a CDS encoding beta-CASP ribonuclease aCPSF1, whose protein sequence is MSIEDILSDARSVVKKVVPDHVEITQVDFEGPTIVIYTKNMEAFAESNELVRQIAQQLRRRIIVRPDPSLLATQEEAEKVIRELIPAEAQITGIYFETETGEVSIEALSPGMVIGRHGQLLNEIKKKIGWAPKVVRTPPIPSKTVEEIRQYLRTINDERQAFLKQVGRKLAREVPSGENYVRITALGGFRQVGRSCALLSTKESKVLIDCGVLISEDNGSPYLNAPEVMPLSSIDAVVITHAHLDHSGLVPALYKFGYEGPIYTTPPTRDLMSLLQLDFIKVAMGEARKSAYESQHVRKAVANTIPLKYGETTDIAPDVRLTFQNAGHILGSSLAHFHIGDGLYNIAMSGDIKFEKTWLFNPAVNKFPRLETLVLESTYGGYHDVQPSRHEAAQQIKEIARRVLNRGGKMLVPVFAVGRSQEVMLVLQDAMKNHQIPEVPIYLDGMIWEATAIHTAYPEYLNSQLRTEIFQTGENPFLSPYFKRVETADMRANIIDDVEPCIVLATSGMMSGGPVLEYFKGWADNPLHALIFVGFQSEGSLGRRIQREAREVTLNDRGQPLTLQIKMDLETIDGFSGHSDRLQLLNFVGTMEPRPERIIVNHGEEYKCADLASGIYKKFGLEARAPMNLETIRLK, encoded by the coding sequence ATGAGCATTGAAGACATTCTGAGCGACGCGAGGAGCGTCGTCAAGAAGGTGGTCCCCGACCATGTGGAGATCACCCAGGTGGACTTCGAGGGCCCCACGATCGTGATCTACACGAAGAACATGGAGGCCTTCGCGGAGTCGAACGAGCTGGTGCGCCAGATCGCGCAGCAGCTGCGGCGCCGGATCATCGTGCGGCCGGATCCCTCCCTCCTGGCCACCCAAGAGGAGGCTGAAAAGGTCATCCGCGAGCTGATTCCCGCAGAAGCCCAGATCACGGGCATCTACTTCGAGACGGAAACGGGCGAGGTCTCCATCGAGGCCCTCAGCCCGGGCATGGTCATCGGCCGCCACGGTCAGCTACTGAACGAGATCAAGAAGAAGATCGGGTGGGCGCCGAAGGTGGTCCGCACGCCGCCGATCCCCTCGAAGACCGTCGAGGAGATCCGCCAGTACCTCCGGACGATCAACGACGAACGACAGGCGTTCCTGAAGCAAGTAGGCCGCAAGCTCGCCCGTGAGGTCCCGTCCGGGGAGAACTACGTCCGAATTACGGCCCTGGGCGGGTTCCGCCAGGTCGGGCGCTCCTGCGCGCTCCTGAGCACGAAGGAGTCCAAGGTCCTCATTGACTGCGGCGTCCTGATCTCGGAGGACAACGGCTCCCCGTACCTGAACGCCCCGGAAGTCATGCCCCTCTCCTCGATCGACGCCGTCGTCATCACCCATGCCCACCTGGACCACTCGGGCCTCGTCCCGGCCCTGTACAAGTTCGGATACGAAGGGCCCATCTACACTACGCCGCCGACGCGGGACCTCATGTCCCTGCTCCAGCTCGACTTCATCAAGGTCGCCATGGGCGAGGCGCGCAAGTCCGCGTACGAGTCCCAGCACGTGCGTAAGGCCGTGGCCAACACGATCCCCCTGAAGTACGGCGAGACCACGGACATCGCGCCGGACGTCCGTCTGACCTTCCAGAACGCGGGGCACATCCTGGGCTCCTCACTGGCCCACTTCCACATCGGGGACGGGCTGTACAACATCGCCATGTCGGGCGACATCAAGTTCGAGAAGACCTGGCTCTTCAACCCGGCAGTGAACAAGTTCCCGCGGCTCGAGACCCTGGTCCTCGAGTCCACGTACGGCGGCTACCACGACGTGCAGCCGTCGCGGCACGAGGCGGCGCAGCAGATCAAGGAGATCGCGCGGCGCGTGCTGAACCGAGGCGGCAAGATGCTGGTCCCCGTGTTCGCCGTCGGGCGCTCCCAGGAGGTCATGCTCGTCCTCCAGGACGCAATGAAGAACCACCAGATCCCCGAGGTCCCCATCTACCTGGACGGCATGATCTGGGAGGCCACGGCGATCCACACGGCGTACCCGGAGTACCTGAACAGCCAGCTCCGGACGGAGATCTTCCAGACCGGCGAGAACCCCTTCCTCTCCCCGTACTTCAAGCGCGTGGAGACCGCGGACATGCGCGCGAACATCATCGACGACGTGGAGCCGTGCATTGTCCTCGCGACCAGCGGCATGATGTCCGGCGGCCCCGTGCTCGAGTACTTCAAAGGCTGGGCGGACAATCCGCTCCACGCCCTGATCTTCGTCGGATTCCAGTCCGAGGGTTCCCTGGGCCGTCGCATCCAGCGCGAGGCCCGCGAGGTCACCCTGAACGATCGAGGCCAGCCGCTCACCCTTCAGATCAAGATGGACCTCGAGACGATCGACGGCTTCTCCGGCCACTCGGACCGCCTCCAGCTCCTGAACTTCGTCGGCACGATGGAACCCCGGCCCGAGCGGATCATCGTGAACCATGGCGAGGAGTACAAATGCGCCGACCTGGCCTCGGGCATCTACAAGAAGTTCGGCCTCGAGGCGCGGGCGCCGATGAACCTCGAGACGATTCGCCTCAAGTGA
- the thsB gene encoding thermosome subunit beta, protein MMQGQPVIILKEGTDREKGNGAVHNNIAAARAVADAVKSTLGPKGMDKMLVDSLGDVTITNDGVTILKEIEIEHPAAKMIVEVAKTQDDEVGDGTTSAVVIAGELLKMAERLIEAEVHPTIIVNGYRMAEQEAVRRLQGLAFDVKRTDKEVLRSIARTAMSGRSVGDSSDFLANIAVDAVLSIVEEVAGETRADVDNILVQKKHGGDIRETALIDGIVLDKERVHPRMPKFVRGAKIALVNRALEVKKTEVSEEIRIRDPHQLQKFLDEEEKGLKSLVDQIKASGANVVLCQKGVDDLVQHYLAQAGMYAVRRVKESDMKKLAKATGGRIITNLDDLTAKELGHAELVEERKVGPDELTFVTGCKSAHAVSILIRGGTEHVVDEVERILHDALRVVSAGLEDGKALAGGGAAEIELTLGLKDYGATVGGREQLAIEAFANALDVIPRTLGENAGLDPINVLIKLRSEHGKKAGKNMGVNILTGEPQDMLKANVIEPLRVKTQALQSATEVASMILRIDDVIASKKSPTPAPGAGGHEHGGGMGGMGGMPGMGM, encoded by the coding sequence ATGATGCAGGGACAGCCGGTCATCATCCTCAAAGAGGGGACGGACAGAGAGAAGGGCAATGGGGCGGTGCACAACAACATTGCGGCCGCGCGTGCCGTGGCGGACGCCGTCAAGTCGACGCTGGGCCCGAAGGGCATGGACAAGATGCTCGTCGACTCGCTTGGCGACGTTACGATCACGAACGACGGCGTGACCATTTTGAAGGAGATCGAAATCGAGCATCCCGCAGCCAAGATGATCGTCGAGGTCGCGAAGACCCAGGACGACGAGGTCGGCGACGGGACGACGAGCGCAGTCGTCATCGCGGGGGAGTTGCTCAAGATGGCGGAGCGCCTCATCGAGGCCGAGGTCCATCCCACGATCATCGTGAACGGCTACCGAATGGCGGAGCAGGAAGCCGTACGGCGGCTCCAGGGCCTCGCCTTCGACGTCAAGCGCACGGACAAGGAGGTGCTGCGCTCCATCGCGCGTACCGCCATGAGCGGGCGGAGCGTGGGGGACAGCAGCGACTTCCTCGCGAACATCGCTGTTGACGCCGTCCTCTCCATCGTCGAAGAGGTAGCGGGGGAGACCCGCGCCGATGTGGACAACATCCTTGTCCAGAAGAAGCATGGGGGAGACATCCGGGAAACCGCGCTGATTGATGGCATCGTCCTCGACAAGGAACGCGTGCACCCGCGGATGCCCAAGTTCGTCCGCGGCGCGAAGATCGCCCTCGTCAACCGGGCCCTCGAAGTCAAGAAGACCGAGGTAAGCGAGGAAATCCGCATCCGGGATCCGCACCAACTCCAGAAGTTCTTGGACGAAGAGGAAAAGGGCCTCAAGAGCCTCGTGGACCAGATCAAGGCCTCCGGCGCGAACGTGGTCCTCTGCCAGAAGGGCGTGGACGACCTCGTGCAGCACTACCTCGCCCAGGCGGGCATGTACGCCGTCCGGCGGGTCAAGGAGAGCGACATGAAGAAGCTCGCGAAGGCCACAGGGGGCCGCATCATCACAAACCTGGATGACCTCACCGCCAAAGAACTAGGGCATGCCGAACTCGTCGAGGAACGCAAGGTCGGTCCGGACGAGCTCACGTTCGTCACGGGCTGCAAAAGCGCGCATGCCGTCTCGATCCTGATCCGCGGCGGCACGGAGCATGTCGTCGACGAGGTCGAGCGCATCCTTCACGACGCGCTGCGTGTCGTCTCTGCCGGCCTTGAGGACGGCAAGGCGCTCGCCGGCGGAGGCGCCGCAGAAATCGAGCTGACCCTCGGGCTCAAGGACTACGGGGCCACGGTCGGGGGCCGCGAGCAGCTCGCCATCGAAGCCTTCGCAAACGCGCTGGACGTGATCCCGAGGACGCTCGGGGAGAACGCGGGCCTGGACCCGATCAACGTGTTGATCAAGCTCCGGTCGGAGCACGGGAAGAAGGCCGGCAAGAACATGGGCGTGAACATCCTCACGGGCGAGCCCCAGGACATGCTCAAGGCCAACGTGATCGAGCCGCTCCGGGTCAAGACCCAGGCGCTCCAGTCGGCCACCGAAGTGGCGAGCATGATTCTTCGGATCGACGACGTAATCGCGTCCAAGAAGAGCCCGACCCCGGCCCCGGGCGCTGGCGGCCACGAGCACGGCGGCGGCATGGGTGGGATGGGCGGCATGCCCGGCATGGGCATGTGA
- the trxA gene encoding thioredoxin → MASKPIHVTDAEFDKVVKEQPYVVVDFWAEWCAPCRAIAPTIEELAQKYDGKVTFAKVNSDENPKAVNQYMVMGIPTLLFFKAGKLVDQVVGAMPRGPLEERVKKHLA, encoded by the coding sequence ATGGCGAGCAAGCCGATCCATGTCACCGACGCCGAGTTCGACAAGGTCGTGAAGGAGCAGCCCTATGTGGTCGTAGACTTCTGGGCGGAGTGGTGCGCTCCGTGCCGGGCGATTGCCCCCACGATTGAGGAACTCGCCCAGAAGTATGACGGCAAGGTGACCTTCGCGAAGGTCAACAGCGACGAGAACCCCAAGGCGGTCAACCAGTACATGGTCATGGGGATCCCTACCCTCCTGTTCTTCAAGGCCGGGAAGCTCGTGGACCAGGTCGTCGGCGCGATGCCGCGCGGGCCGCTCGAGGAACGTGTCAAGAAGCACCTCGCGTGA
- a CDS encoding ArsR family transcriptional regulator — MATFKKAKSAIDLSREYGIPIAACYRRIHALERAGLIRCTERALTQKGKRISLYMSQLKNAYIFFENGRLRVRFQLATGITKDFGGDWKAVDVVEPGPSLFQ, encoded by the coding sequence GTGGCCACGTTCAAGAAGGCGAAGTCCGCCATTGACCTGAGCCGGGAGTACGGGATCCCCATCGCAGCCTGCTACCGTCGGATCCACGCGCTCGAGCGGGCGGGTCTCATCCGGTGCACGGAGCGCGCCCTGACCCAGAAGGGGAAGCGGATCTCCCTCTACATGTCCCAGCTCAAGAATGCATACATCTTCTTCGAGAACGGCCGCCTGCGCGTGCGGTTCCAGCTCGCGACCGGGATCACGAAGGACTTCGGCGGCGACTGGAAGGCGGTCGACGTCGTCGAGCCGGGACCGTCCCTGTTCCAATAA